From a region of the Rhodococcus opacus B4 genome:
- a CDS encoding IS30 family transposase — MGRPPGWAAALTGRAVMRSPGRPPIRRDLERAFWTRIAEGLTSDDAATTCGVSGPVGTRWFRQAGGMPPIELTPVSGRYLSFTEREDIALLRAKGMSMRDIADRIGRSPSTISRELRRNAATRNGKLTYRASTAQWKADLAARRPKPAKLAEHDRLREYVQDKLSGVIRADDGTVVSGPDAAWIGRNKPRRGDRRWATAWSPEQISNRLPIDYPEDPTMRISPEAIYQSLYIEGRGGLERELVACLRTGRALRKPRARARKQRTGFITEEVTISARPEEVESRKTPGHWEGDLIIGLTRSAIGTLVERTSRYTTLLHLPRLKGYGTAAMVKNGPALSGYGSESVRDALAATLSPLPEHLRRSVTWDRGKELARHAELTASTGIRVYFCDPYSPWQRGTNENTNGLLRQYFPKGTDLSRYKFRELQAVADALNNRPRKVHGWRTPAEVFAEQVHSSSRHGVATTG; from the coding sequence ATGGGACGACCACCCGGGTGGGCAGCAGCGTTGACGGGGCGTGCGGTGATGCGGTCACCGGGACGGCCTCCGATACGCCGAGATCTAGAGCGGGCATTCTGGACGCGGATCGCCGAGGGTCTCACGAGCGACGACGCAGCGACCACATGCGGCGTGTCGGGGCCGGTGGGGACACGGTGGTTCCGCCAGGCTGGTGGGATGCCACCGATCGAGTTGACCCCGGTCTCGGGGAGGTACCTGTCGTTCACCGAGCGTGAGGATATCGCGCTGCTGCGAGCCAAGGGTATGAGTATGCGCGACATCGCTGACCGGATCGGACGGTCACCGTCGACGATCTCGCGGGAGTTGCGGCGGAACGCCGCCACCCGCAATGGCAAGCTCACATACCGAGCGTCGACCGCACAGTGGAAGGCCGACCTCGCCGCGAGGCGCCCAAAACCAGCGAAGCTCGCCGAACACGATCGGCTACGAGAATATGTGCAGGACAAACTGTCTGGTGTGATTCGTGCCGACGATGGAACCGTGGTGTCCGGTCCGGATGCCGCTTGGATTGGCCGAAACAAGCCTCGGCGCGGTGATCGTCGGTGGGCGACGGCGTGGAGTCCGGAGCAGATCTCGAATCGCCTACCGATCGACTATCCGGAGGACCCGACGATGCGCATTTCACCTGAGGCGATCTACCAATCGCTCTACATCGAGGGTCGCGGCGGCCTGGAGCGGGAGCTCGTCGCGTGCTTGCGCACCGGCCGGGCGCTGCGAAAGCCTCGTGCGCGAGCACGGAAGCAGCGCACCGGATTTATCACCGAGGAGGTGACCATCAGCGCCCGTCCGGAGGAGGTCGAGAGCCGGAAGACGCCGGGGCATTGGGAGGGCGACCTCATCATCGGTCTGACCCGGTCCGCGATCGGCACGCTCGTCGAGCGCACCAGCAGATACACGACTCTACTACACCTGCCGCGACTGAAGGGCTATGGAACAGCGGCGATGGTGAAGAACGGGCCGGCGCTGTCCGGATATGGTTCGGAGTCCGTTCGTGATGCTCTGGCCGCGACGCTGTCACCGCTGCCCGAGCATCTACGCAGATCCGTGACGTGGGATCGCGGAAAGGAACTCGCGCGTCATGCCGAGCTGACGGCATCTACGGGTATCCGTGTCTACTTCTGTGATCCGTACAGTCCATGGCAGCGCGGAACGAATGAGAACACCAATGGGCTGCTGCGACAATATTTTCCGAAGGGAACTGATCTGTCCCGATACAAGTTCCGTGAGCTTCAGGCGGTCGCCGATGCGCTCAACAACCGCCCCCGAAA